A stretch of Paenibacillus peoriae DNA encodes these proteins:
- the fabZ gene encoding 3-hydroxyacyl-ACP dehydratase FabZ, protein MDKLQLDVNQIQEIIPHRAPFLLVDRIIELEEGKRAVGIKNVTMNEPHFIGHFPGYPVMPGVLITEALAQVGAVALLHLESNRGKIGFLAGLDGFRFRGQVVPGDTLTLEVEITRSKGAFGKGKATAKVGDTVVAEGEIMFALSDPPQ, encoded by the coding sequence ATGGACAAATTGCAATTGGATGTTAATCAAATTCAGGAGATTATCCCACATCGAGCGCCATTTTTATTGGTGGATCGTATTATTGAGCTGGAGGAAGGGAAAAGAGCAGTAGGTATTAAAAATGTAACGATGAATGAGCCTCATTTCATTGGACATTTTCCGGGGTATCCCGTTATGCCTGGTGTGTTGATTACCGAAGCACTGGCTCAAGTTGGGGCAGTCGCATTACTGCACCTAGAGAGCAATCGTGGCAAAATCGGATTCTTGGCAGGATTGGATGGTTTCCGTTTCCGAGGACAGGTGGTTCCTGGGGATACGTTGACGCTTGAAGTGGAAATCACTCGTTCCAAAGGCGCATTTGGCAAAGGGAAAGCTACGGCTAAAGTAGGCGATACGGTAGTAGCTGAGGGCGAAATTATGTTTGCTTTATCTGACCCTCCCCAATAA